From the Oryza glaberrima chromosome 5, OglaRS2, whole genome shotgun sequence genome, one window contains:
- the LOC127773535 gene encoding lysine-specific demethylase JMJ703, translating into MMGVTTTLNEDTEPSIPPGFGPFATLPLWGIHNDAKPAVTHSTPVQALQSIRKDSEECQPSAAVSRSDTPCSTSGTQTCRKSLRNRPPIDYSRFEHISDEDSDVEIVEKDVSSTRRRQQLPKGVLRGCAECSDCQKVIAKWNPAGARRPALDEAPVFYPTEEEFEDTLKYIESIRPMAEPYGICRIVPPSSWKPPCLLKDKSIWEGSKFSTRVQKVDKLQNRKSSKKGRRGGMMKRRKLAESEENSATAHTQTGMQQSPERFGFEPGPEFTLQTFQKYADDFSKQYFRKDTSMDSVPSVEDIEGEYWRIVEVPTEEIEVIYGADLETGTFGSGFPKLSPETKSDAEDKYAQSGWNLNNLPRLQGSVLSFEGGDISGVLVPWVYVGMCFSSFCWHVEDHHLYSLNYMHWGAPKMWYGVPGKDAVNLESAMRKHLPELFEEQPDLLHNLVTQFSPSLLTSEGVHVYRCVQHEGEFVLTFPRAYHAGFNCGFNCAEAVNVAPIDWLPIGHNAVELYREQARKITISHDKLLLGAAREAIRAQWDILFLKRNTADNMRWKSICGADSTIFKALKARIETELAQRKTLGVPAQSRKMDAEFDSIDRECALCYYDLHLSASGCPCCPEKYACLVHAKQLCSCDWDKRFFLFRYDVNELNILADALGGKLSAIHRWGVSDLGLSLSSCVKREKVQDSKTVRRLTDGPRRSYMSQASAVSLVSSSTSNEQKDEGNKIMKIASPQTNNVCPSVEQRKSENISPLKEPCVRNELSCTTNSDSNGLQYNGGLGGHKGSAPGLPVSSSPSFSSNVATRPISTSSVSMKIVQGLVASKSCIQASSRTGDSRSLLGEHHNRSPAMIHDGTNMKSSLESSNNSCRLIASDYNATPCHSSKDQVLVTPGTNASVATLKDSSQVHSASSQQFVRTGPWTQSASHEASSPSTSALKPSLDPPAMKNLYGGFTQGSAHPGPPSFSNQQPNDGRLQRTSESLPGVEARARGHPTVTAQPALEIHSRNGGAQKGPRIANVVHRFKCSVEPLEIGVVLSGRLWSSSQAIFPKGFRSRVKYFSIVDPIQMAYYISEILDAGMQGPLFMVKLENCPGEVFINLSPTKCWNMVRERLNMEIRRQLNMGKSNLPTLQPPGSVDGLEMFGLLSPPIVQAIWARDRDHICTEYWRSRPHVLIEDPNNRHMLSQGPPLLALRGLIQRANRDELQVLRSLMTNSNNLDDSSRQQAAHIIEEEIAKQLC; encoded by the exons ATGATGGGGGTTACCACCACGCTCAACGAGGACACTGAACCCTCTATTCCACCTGGATTTGGACCTTTTGCTACCCTTCCGTTATGGGGAATCCACAATGATGCCAAACCTGCTGTTACTCATTCTACTCCTGTTCAAGCATTGCAAAGCATTAGAAAAGACAGCGAAGAATGCCAACCCAGTGCGGCTGTGTCTCGGAGTGATACACCTTGCAGCACTTCCGGAACCCAGACATGCAGAAAATCACTGCGTAACAGACCCCCAATAGACTATAGCCGCTTTGAACATATATCGGATGAAGATTCTGATGTCGAAATAGTGGAAAAG GATGTAAGTTCAACGAGACGCAGACAACAGCTACCGAAAGGAGTACTTCGAGGATGTGCAGAATGCAGTGACTGTCAAAAG GTTATCGCAAAATGGAATCCAGCTGGTGCACGCAGGCCTGCTCTTGATGAGGCTCCTGTTTTCTATCCAACAGAGGAG GAATTTGAAGACACTCTAAAATACATCGAGAGTATACGGCCAATGGCGGAACCATATGGTATTTGCCGTATTGTCCCACCATCTTCTTGGAAGCCTCCATGCCTTCTTAAAGATAAAAGCATATGGGAAGGATCAAAATTCTCTACTCGGGTACAAAAGGTTGACAAGCTCCAAAACCGTAAATCATCAAAAAAGGGCAGAAGAGGTGGAATGATGAAGAGGAGAAAGCTTGCAGAGTCAGAGGAGAACAGTGCCACTGCTCACACTCAGACAGGGATGCAGCAAAGTCCAGAGAGATTTGGATTTGAACCTGGGCCAGAGTTCACGTTACAGACATTTCAGAAATATGCAGATGATTTCAGTAAGCAGTACTTTAGGAAAGATACATCGATGGATTCAGTACCATCAGTGGAAGATATTGAAGGCGAGTACTGGCGCATTGTTGAGGTTCCCACAGAAGAGATAGAG GTGATATATGGTGCTGATCTGGAGACTGGAACTTTCGGCAGTGGTTTTCCAAAATTATCTCCTGAGACAAAATCTGATGCTGAGGATAAATATGCACAATCTGGTTGGAATCTAAATAACTTGCCTAGACTACAAGGTTCAGTTCTTTCTTTCGAGGGCGGTGACATTTCTGGTGTTCTAGTGCCTTGGGTGTATGTTGGCATGTGTTTTTCATCATTCTGCTGG CATGTTGAAGACCATCATTTATACTCACTAAACTACATGCATTGGGGTGCCCCAAAGATGTGGTATGGAGTTCCAGGAAAGGATGCTGTGAATTTGGAATCTGCAATGAGGAAACATCTACCTGAATTATTTGAGGAGCAACCTGATTTGCTACACAACCTT GTTACCCAGTTTTCACCATCGCTGCTGACATCTGAAGGAGTACATGTATACCGTTGTGTTCAGCATGAGGGCGAGTTTGTCTTGACATTCCCAAGGGCGTACCATGCTGGTTTCAATTGTGGCTTCAATTGTGCCGAAGCTGTTAATGTGGCTCCTATTGATTGGTTACCGATTGGACATAATGCTGTAGAGCTTTATCGTGAGCAAGCTAGGAAAATAACCATTTCTCATGATAAGTTGTTGTTGGGGGCTGCAAGAGAAGCAATAAGAGCTCAGTGGGATATCCTATTCCTCAAGAGGAATACTGCTGATAATATGAGGTGGAAGAGTATATGCGGAGCTGATAGCACTATATTCAAGGCTCTTAAG GCACGAATTGAGACAGAGTTGGCGCAAAGGAAAACTCTAGGTGTTCCAGCTCAATCAAGGAAAATGGATGCTGAATTCGATTCCATTGATAGGGAATGTGCCTTGTGCTACTATGATTTACATCTTTCTGCTTCTGGCTGTCCATGCTGCCCAGAGAAATATGCTTGCCTTGTACATGCAAAGCAACTTTGCTCATGTGACTGGGACAAAAGGTTTTTCCTATTCCGCTATGATGTCAATGAGCTAAATATCTTAGCTGATGCTTTAGGGGGGAAATTAAGTGCCATTCATAGATGGGGCGTCTCTGATCTTGGATTAAGTTTGAGTTCATGTGTCAAACGAGAAAAGGTCCAAGATTCCAAGACTGTTCGCAGATTAACTGATGGTCCAAGAAGGTCTTACATGTCACAGGCATCAGCAGTATCCTTGGTTTCTTCTTCTACTTCCAATGAACAGAAAGATGAAGGAAATAAGATCATGAAGATAGCTAGCCCACAGACAAATAATGTGTGCCCTTCTGTCGAGCAAAGGAAATCAGAGAATATTTCACCATTGAAGGAGCCATGTGTAAGGAATGAGTTGTCATGTACAACAAATTCTGATAGTAACGGATTGCAATATAATGGAGGACTTGGAGGCCATAAAGGATCTGCACCAGGCTTGCCAGTTTCTTCTAGCCCATCATTTTCTTCCAACGTTGCAACAAGGCCCATTAGTACTTCAAGTGTATCCATGAAAATTGTGCAAGGCTTGGTGGCATCTAAAAGTTGTATACAAGCTTCCTCTCGAACTGGAGACAGTAGATCATTGCTTGGTGAGCATCATAACAGATCACCGGCAATGATTCATGATGGAACCAACATGAAGTCCAGTTTGGAAAGCTCAAACAATTCTTGCAGGTTGATTGCATCTGACTATAATGCAACTCCGTGTCATTCATCCAAGGATCAGGTATTAGTAACACCAGGGACTAATGCCTCAGTAGCGACTCTGAAAGATAGCAGCCAGGTCCATAGTGCGTCAAGTCAGCAGTTTGTCAGAACTGGCCCATGGACACAAAGTGCTTCTCATGAAGCATCATCACCTAGTACCTCTGCTTTGAAGCCTTCTTTAGATCCCCCTGCCATGAAAAATCTCTATGGGGGTTTTACTCAAGGCAGTGCCCATCCTGGACCTCCAAGTTTCAGTAATCAGCAACCAAATGATGGGCGTCTTCAAAGAACATCTGAATCTCTACCAGGTGTGGAAGCTAGAGCTAGGGGACATCCAACTGTCACGGCACAGCCTGCACTAGAAATTCACAGCAGGAATGGAGGTGCACAGAAGGGTCCTCGCATAGCCAATGTTGTGCATCGTTTCAAGTGCTCTGTTGAACCTCTCGAAATTGGTGTTGTGCTATCAGGGAGGCTGTGGTCTTCAAGCCAAGCAATCTTCCCGAAAG GGTTTAGAAGCAGAGTGAAATACTTCAGCATTGTGGATCCAATCCAAATGGCATACTACATATCGGAAATACTGGATGCTGGGATGCAGGGGCCTCTGTTTATG GTAAAATTAGAGAACTGTCCAGGTGAAGTTTTCATTAACTTATCTCCAACCAAGTGTTGGAACATGGTCCGTGAAAGGCTGAACATGGAAATAAGGAGGCAACTTAATATGGGAAAATCAAATCTTCCTACATTGCAGCCTCCAGGATCAGTTGATGGTCTTGAAATGTTTGGTTTATTATCACCACCAATAGTTCAG GCAATTTGGGCGCGGGACAGAGATCACATCTGTACAGAGTACTGGAGATCAAGGCCCCATGTTCTCATTGAGGATCCAAACAATCGGCATATGTTATCTCAGGGTCCACCTCTCCTTGCCCTGAGGGGTCTCATCCAAAGGGCTAACCGGGATGAATTGCAAGTCCTACGGAGTTTGATGACGAACAGCAACAATTTGGATGATAGCTCCAGGCAACAGGCCGCACACATTATCGAAGAGGAGATTGCGAAGCAATTGTGCTGA